In the genome of Caenorhabditis elegans chromosome IV, the window AAAGTACTTTGGATAAATTAAAAAGCACACCATTCAATTTCTAGTGGAGTGATGGCTCGTGCAGCTGGAAAGAATCTCCACGGCGACTGCCTGTCGTGTGCTACTTGTGGAAACTCCTTGAGAAACGTTGGGCATCATTTCATTGAGGGTTTGTTGTATAAAAGAAACCGAATCATGTATGTCGATTGCCTTGATTTTTAGACAAGTTCTACTGTGACATTCACGGAACTCAGAGAAAGCACGGAGGACGACCAGGGATGGatccaaacatttttgtgtaagattttttttgacaaaaaaaaggtttttttacccttaaaacttttagaaagtCATCTCCAACTGCTGCTCAACCTGTTCATATCCAAGATAGTCCACGTGCCGCTTATCATCCACAAGTCAACACTGCTCGTCCCGTATCCGTATCTCCTGCTCCATCGGCAGGAAGCAAGACTGTTACTACTCATTATCATACTCCAAAAACTCAAGGCATCCTTAGGTGAGccactatttttcaattcttaacatagttttttattttcagtcctGGACAACGTGGAGTTCCAACTGCAGCTTTTGGCGCAGATCTTTCAAAGTCTGTGACCTATGGAGGAGGTGTTGGTCCAGGTGGTACTCATTACGATTCTAACCGCTTGTCACCAGCTCCATCTCAATACTCGACACAATCACGGAATCAAAGCCAACAACACTATCAACAACATGTTGTTCAAGCTCCACCACCAGTACCGTCAAATCCACCACCTTCAAATGGTTAGTTTGCACTGAATCTAGGATCTTTCGTTTTTACAAATTGGGATACACATTAATTTTggcttttggttttttgttgggtTCACTGTCTTTGTCCATGTTATTTCAAACAACAATGTCCTTTGTTCATGTCCATGTCATATCTAACATCTATTTCAGAGCAGCAATCACAATCACGTGTCCAGAATCTTCCGGATTCTGTTAGATCGGCAGTATCGCCAAGACGATCCGGAAAATCACCAAGACAATGGCCACCTCCGGCAATGCCAACAACTAATCGATATTGGCAAATCGATCCAGCAGACGcactgaaaaaagagaaagtgaATTATGGAGAAGATTTAGTGGCATTAATTAAAGAAGTAGAGCAGAGTAAAGAAAAAGAGCCAAAAGTTAAGAAAGAGCCCAAGAAAGGAACACGGGGAGCCAGAAGAGCATCAAATATTAGTAAAGAGCAAGTGCAGCAAGCTTTCGAAGAACAACGGAAGAGAACAGAGCGGaaagaaatcaagaaactgGAAAAGGAAATCAAACCAAAACCAGAATTGAAGGTTGAAGTACCAGTTGAGCCACTCGTTGTTCCTACATCTAAACCTTTGGAAGAACCTTGTCCAGAAGCTCTACCACCACCCAAGATTAACGACGGAATTCATTGGACTGTTATTCATAGCCCTGTACTTCGTTCACCTAGTCCGGCAAAGGTTACTTCTGAAGCAGCAATCCCTGAAAGCAATGGTGTAGTGAAGCCGATTCCAAGTTATGCTTCTCAACCAATTGGAATATCTAAAACATCAACACCTCAACCATTTAGACCAGGATCCCAAGTAGAACGACCTCATTATTCGTCCGTTGGTCTCAAAGATGTACATGCTCCAGTACCACTTCCTCGATCACCTCAGCATTCACCTCAACCAGTGCAGAGCTACATTGTTCGGAGTAGTGATGCAAACGTAACAACTTCTACAAATCTGCAGACTACTGTAACTAGACAATACACGGAAAATGACAACAAGTCACAATTCTTACAACAACCGCATCCGGATACCATTGATTCCAGCACATCGCCAATTCCAACTATTCGATTGAATCGTCACACGAAACCAGAGCCATCGACGCCTTTATCAGTGCCAACTGTGTCCATAAATGATATTGCAACTTCTCCAATTAAAATTACAGAACCATCAAGACCATGGCGGGCATCTGTTTCAAACTCTGCAACATCCCCAATTAAAATTCACGAATCTCGAGTCCAGCCCGTAGATGAATCAAGAGGCCTTCACAGACATGAAGAGAAGGCTCAAATTGAAACATCAACTATTAAAATCCACGAACCATCGTCTCCACCACCATCCGTTCATAAGTTTGGAGCAGTCAACACTAGAGCTGCACCAGCACCAGTTCAGTTCATGCAAACACCAAGAATCGCGGTAAAAATTCATGAACCTACTGGACCATCACCGACGCCTCCATCAACTCCTTCTCATCCGATTAAACGGGACCCAAAGCATTTCAAGAAAgttgatttctcaaaaactagcCCAACGGTGATCCCAGAATGGAAAGATTCTGCCGATATTGTTGATGAGTCGGATATTCTCACAGAGTGCTCAAGAGAAGACGACAGTATATCATTTCTCAAAGCAGCAACTTATGATGGAGATGAATCAGAAATGATTGATAATAATATTGATAATAAAAGTGATATTACAAGTACTTTTGACATTGAAGAGGAAGAGGTTGACGTGGTTCAAGATAGAGAAAGAATTCGTGTAGTTGGAAGAAAGGGTGGAGAAGGTGGAGAAGCTGAAAAACAATGGAGACAAAGAGCAATGGAATTGTTGGATGACGATGCACAGACTGAAAGAGACTTAAGAATTGTAGCAGCGTTAAATGAAAGATTGCAAGGTAAATTACTGGAAACTATTTAGCTCAGATATGAGATAGGcaacgtttttaaattgttttatttttttctaatattacATCGTATAGTTCTATTCTCTAAAATTCCTGATATATTATCCTCTTTTAATTAGGCCTCCGAGAAATGGAAGACGATGATCGTGTCCGCGCCATTGAATGCATTGCTCGTCACCAAAGTGAACTGGAGCAGACACAAACACAGCTGAGCACCCTTCTTGAGTCAGCTATTGTGTATCTACAAAATCTGAGGCCAGAACTAGAGCTCACCGAGCCAATCGACAATGATGCCAAGAGTCTTGAAACAGTGAAGTTCGAACCAACGCGAGCCGAACAACGAGTAAATgagattcgaaaaaaagttttagaggATTTGGAACATCTTCCAATTCTTGGAGACGGTATGGACAGTGTTCCACCCCCACCACCCGAACGAAAAGTATTCCCATTCCAATCTTATCAGCCAATAGCTCCACAGTTTCCAGTACCTGCTGCAGAATCACCAGTTACTCAAAGGTAAGAATATATGGCATTTTGTTAAATATTAGTTATTGATTTCAAGGGTTTtaagtttatttaaattaaacctATATTAAATGTTGAATGTTCTATGTTAAATTGTCCATGTCTATTTGTCTTCAGTTTGCATGATGTGCTTGATGAGTTCTATTCACTTCGGAAACCGACACCAACTCAAAACGTGGCACAATCCTCAGATACTACAGCAGAAGATTCGAGAAATTTCTTAGCGTCCAGACTTGGTCAGGTTATGATTGATGAGAACAAGAAAGCAGGTGGTTCAAATGGTTCAAGTCAACATCATAATCAACAGGGTGTGtggttttttggatttttaatgtGCTAACAGAACATACTTAGGTGACCATTCGAGAACTActgatttgtgattttttgaaagttaatatAAATCTACTCTGAGTTAATTTGACTAAACCTAGTAAGTGCGCTTCATTGaacaatataattttagtGAGATCATGGTGGTGAGATGATGACAACAACGAGAATTGAAGTTGAAAAGAAGTATCTGTAGGAGataattattcatttatttatgtTTATCATCCGGTGTATTTCAGTAGTATTCTagtcaaataaaattgttcaatgaGCACGCACTCACCATAATTCCATCATATTCTAACAACATTCTATCTAGGTTCCTCATACACAAAAACGAGTTTCGAACGAACTACAACTGAGACACGTCCCCAACAAAATACCGGGGCTCCGAGAGCAGGTGATTTTCGTGGAACTGGGCACTTAACTACTACTACAACAACTCAACAAAATGGAGGACGAGCACCATTTTGTGAGTCTTGCAAACAACAGATTCGGTGAGTTATGCGGAAGCTTTTACGATCAGTCAATGGATTTATAGAGTCTTCcatatagaaaaaaatgtctgaaaattcaggaatAATTCAGAGAAACccctattttgaaaatttatgacaAAGTAGTTGTAGGCAACATTATGTAGGTTGagctaaaaaatattatgcattaagaatatattttattggtcacaaatattttgattaaCTTTTTGATCTTGGTTATGGAAATACAATTTCAGTGGTGCATTCGTCCTTGCAACTGGAAAATCATGGTGCCCTGAGCACTTTGTGTGTGCCAATTCCTCATGCCGCCGACGTCTCCTTGAATGCGGATTTGTCGAAGAAGATGGTCAAAAATTCTGTGAATCATGTTTCGAGCAACATATTGCTCCACGGTGCAACAAATGCTCTAAACCAATCATCTCGGATTGTTTGAATGCGCTACAGAAGAAGTGGCATCCAACATGCTTCACTTGTGCACATTGTCAGAAACCGTTTGGTAAGTTAGCCATTGAAGCTCATCTATATATGAAACAAGTAAATTTGCAGGAAACAGTGCATTTTATTTGGAGCAAGGTCTTCCATACTGTGAGCAAGATTGGAATGCCCTGTTCACAACAAAATGTGTCAGTTGTCGTTATCCAATTGAAGCTGGTGATCGATGGGTTGAGGCATTGGGAAATGCATTCCATTCTAATTGCTTCACTTGTGCCGtaagttattttaaatttatcattttgccgcaattttttttgtttttgcatatgcaaaattcgtgatttttgcCTCAAATAGGGGAGCCGTTCTCGACACGACGAATATTGTTTAATGGAAaagtgtgtgcgcctttaaggaatATTGTTGGTCGCAACTCGCCATTGTTGTTGGATTTTCTAGTCATAgtttatatttcatttttgtatcACATCTTCCAGTAACTTATGAAAAGACGGgagactacagtactccttaaaccCTCACAcacttttacattttaaaaatcggtcgtttcgagaccgtcTACCGTTCTTTgaatccaacatttttttcaaaattctcaaaatttcttacAGTATGTTTGaaggaatttggaaaattaattttgcataaCGAAATCCAGCCGAAAAAATCTGCCTTccttgaaaatcataaaagttAGCAAAGATAACATATATGCTGTATAAgatttcagattattttctgaaattaattccattcaacattttcagcgtTGCAATCACAACCTGGAAGGCGAGAGTTTCTTCGCCAAAAATGGTCAACCATTCTGCCGACTTCACGCTTAGTTCTGCCTTTTTAATAATTCTTCATTTCCAATTTaatcaatttgatttttatattttgaaccTTCAAAAACTGCTCTGCCTTCTATTTTGTatgtcacaaaatttttcattttcatttcccaAAATGTTCAGTTATTTAATATGAGAcaatgtttccatttttatttctattctCACTAATAAACGTTACTTTTTCATGAAACTTTTATGATTGAACATATGTATGTATATAATAGAAAATACCggaaaatacaataaaaaaacgAGACCAAAATCTGGGACAAAAACTACCATGAAAAGAGTATCATGAGCATTGTGAGAAAgccgacaaaaaaattctgaaagtttgaaaaatacggaGCAACGAGAACAAAATAAGGAGAAATGCAAGTATTTAGAGTTGAATTCCATTTATTTGAGCATGTCCATTCGATGGTTGTGGCGAAGGTTGAATGCTAAAAATTGAGTCGTCTGAAAACGGGAAAAACGCAAACTAAAGGcacacaaaacatttcaagcattttgaaatttattggtGAAAATTCTTATTTCGTCCGTTGTATcattgaaatttaagaaaaaaaaatgtttattttccataaaaacaaaaaattttggtcacTAGAAAACAGGCACTACCGGTAAATATTAGATTGAGGGGCGGAGTTTCCAATGAAACACGGGGGAGGAAACTTTtgaatctcaaaaatcgaagatTCAAATgcgataaaaaacaattatgcGAAAATAAATCGTAAAGTTGGGCTCAAAATTGGCACACTGCCAGTTATCCAACATCCAAATGCAACTGGTACAAGAATTAAAGGGGCGTGCCACTGAACTGCGTCTAAAAATCGATCGAAATCATCCTTCTCGTTCGGGATTCGGCGGGACttcttttgaattattttcacagattttgaagacttcgtcaattttttcgaGGCTTGTGGTGTAAAATCCATTCTTGACGGCGGTGGTGTATAAACTCCAACATCCAGCTCTTTCCACGATGGTTCAGGAGTCACGAAGCACATGGGAGCCATTGTTTCCGAAGATCGTCTCAATTGCTTCTGTGGTGTGGCCAActgatttttctgattcatCGTAGTCCTTCTTAAAATCGTTTCCTTCTTCGGGCGACTAtgattcaaattattcaatgCATATGAGTGAAGGTACCGATAATTTTCATGTCTATCTCCAGCATCTTCCAAATCTTGCCCAAATTCTGACGATGAATGTTCTGTGGCAGAAGGTGTCATTGGCATGAAAGATCCAGATTCATGGCTTTGTGGTGGAGTCTCCAATTGAACAGATGATGTAGTGTCCAAATGCAGTTCTGATGGAGAATAATATGACGTTGAAGCCACTGAACGAGGTGTTTCTGGAGCATATGATGCTGGTGGAGGTGTAACTTCTGCAGCATGAGAAGAACGGGAAGCGGTTTGCCGTCTTGACAGCACGCTAGAAATCAGAGAAATAACGAGTACTATGAAATTGGAATGTTAAACAAATGAACAAAGGTATTCTAAATATATCCACTCATTTGAATAAATCATGTAATTTTAATCCAGGTTTGGCTATAAttattgtcaaaatttgataattttgtaagatagtttttttttcaataatttaaaacgtTCTGGACACTTTGCTCGGTTGTCATTAGAAACAACGAGAACGATGTAAGAATTTTCaccaattgaattttcaaatcaaatctATGATTCTATAACTTTTGATTACAAGTTAAATGACTCAACACAGTAATTGCACACAAAATCACACATTCACAATAAGCACAATGCCTACCTTCTAGCCGGCGAAACGGAACCTCTGCTTGATCGATGGTCGAGAATTCCCATATATTTTGCAGCTCGAGACAGTAGGTATCCACTGAGTACGGTAGCTGTCAGAGATTTGAGCCAAGTTGGCGATTTTGCTGGGATCAATGCTTTGATGAGCACTGCGGCAAGCagacttccaaaattgaacAGCGTAGATGAAagaacactgaaaaatcattatttgttggaatctttctttttctcaaaaaaaagttaatttaccTGAATTCAACTCTCTCCCATGGATTCACACGGTGAAGGTGTCTTCTGAAATACACGTAGAATCCGAGTCCCACGTTGGCATTGAACAGAATCGTGTTGCTGACGGCAAGATCTCCCGTCGGAAACAgactgaaaaaacaaacaactaATTTAGAATTGATTCGTAGACACTTACCTTGAAATGATATTTGGACTGAACAAATGCACAGTGTAAAGAGTGTGTGAAAGTGCTCCAGAAGCAGGAAGATAGTGAGAAAGGAAGGATCGAGATGTGACTGGTGGAAACCATTTTGCCCAGTCAATTCCAAATGTACCACCACCCGATTGgatacctgaaaatattgatgatTATGAGTCTGAGCTtctttttatttagttttccgcatttttgttgttttttcatgtttttggtgaagaattaattttatgctttttaaagttttgttttccataaaaaaaacACTCGCAATTATTAAagtatggaaattttttttttaatcgttcTCGGTTTGtcaacaaagaaaatattttggattcAGCCCTGATCACAACtagaaaatagatttttctgcAGATTTTCTTCctcgaacatttttgataaatgagCGCCATCGGCGCCCACGGATCTTAACATATCTTTTATCGGATCCAAGTGATAAATAAATCTGATAAGAGAAACTACTTGTGTTATGTTAGTTTTTTCTGCATCCCACGATCAAAGTCCATAGGGTCCtcataaagttttattttaggCGCTATATAAACGATAACACTGTCACTAATCATAAAACATTCCATTCATCAATTTATCAATCAACGAAGCGTTTCATTGCCATAATGGgcagatttttcttttatgtttatatagtttttaaaatatctttttCAAAGATAGTTCCACACTGAccggatgatgatgatggatgATCAAGAATTCCCATTATTTTAGGCGTATTTAGTAAGAGAAGAATTTGATTTCGTCGTAGTTGTTGTTCGAACACAGTCGGCGGGGGTTAATGGATTGGAAGAGCGTAGATATGGTCGGACAGGAAGAGGCTAATTGAATTAGGAATccaatttattctgaaatgaACTTTTGATTGGAAATGACCAAAacatgacattttttttttaatccaaaagtagtgaaaatacaaaaaaatggtTATGATCCCAGTATTACATTTAtacttcttttttcaaacaaaaaactcacagcTCACAATTCCACGACTAGCGGGTAGTTGCTCTCGTTCGAAACAAACACACAGATTGGCTGATAAACTGATCTCGTTCGtagttttctcgttttctctaACTACCTCTCAAGGTACTTAGAGAGTtgagaaatgggcggagtctgGTTGCCCTTTGTGCTCTGCAACAACCATGTATAcaacaagaaaaagaagaaaaagaagtacAATTGTACAGATAAAATTAGAGTATATAGAGAAATGAGGTAATCAAAAGAATCTATTGGAGGGGAACACTTAATGCTCATTTCGAAATGAAAGATAAGCAACAAGTCAAACAGCAAGTGAATTGAGAACAAGAATCATTGGATTACCATCGGAAAATTGTTTCCATCAGTTTCAAtgtttattcaataaaattaaatatgctgtgtgttgctgaaaatttcaaaaacagttttgTATATTACCCAGACTCGAAATGTCGCAATTTTTATGGGCGAAAATACGGTATCTGGCCTCAATGCGACAATTATGTATTGCATAGAAatatgtgtgcgcctttaaagagtactgtagtttcaaactataacaatttttggcactaaaatccaaaattttcgcgTCTGGGTAATATCTAATAAGTGGAATCAATTTGGcgattaaattttcaaaattcggagTGACAGACTTTCAAATTCTCCATGTAGGAACGAGAACTAACAAATCCAGGGAGCAAAAATCCGGATTAGTGAATCGAAATCCACAGAGACAATCTGAACAGCAATTAGAGCGAATACTTGCGAAATTTGTTTCCTGCAGAATTTGTCAAATGAAAAAGGacataaaacaacaaaacccAATGACAAGACCAACAAAAGATGATGGAACAGACACCAAGAGGTCGATAAGAAAGACAGTGACACAACCGACCACAGTGGGGGAGTGAAAGAGAGGGCGCGAAAAGCAGCAGAAAACGACGGGCGGGAGACAGACGGACAACACACACAAGTGAAATCGAGCCAAGAATGATGAAAGAAATGAGACGCAGAGGTGACATTGAAGGGAAAAGAGGATGTCCCTATGGGCGCCCGCGACGCCCAAGGTGACAggtgatgttttttttcgcgGGAATTGATGGAATTCAATggagaagaaacaaaaacaaagcaATACATCGGAACGAGCGAATGGGCTCCGATAAATCTCTGATATGAATTGCCTGTAAATGTCATGtgttcacatttttgttttattctcATTTGCCATTTTATAGAACTGATAGAGCGTTTTGATAGGATTATTTCAgcaagaaaaaggaaaagttgTGTTCAACAGAAATGTgtttgctaaaaaatttctgacatGGCAAGAAAATTCATTGAATTGTTCAGCATCGCATCTTTTAAGGGCCCTTCATGGACAATTGCCAAGACCCGCatttcgggaatttttctattagaGATATAGGATATCAGATTGGAAACTGTGACGTTGTCCTGAGaatcaacgtttttttttgtcaattccaATTAGAAATGGATATCTAATGAACTTTTACGAAGAAAGTTGATCGACTATAACTTAAACTTGTCAGCTCTATTGTTTTCGATGGGGGTGGAACATTTTGCACAACAGAAATGAGCGGATGACATGGAACAATTGAGCAGGCCTGTAGAAAACTATGATGGGCAAAAATGTCATAAATTTCGGGGATTTGGTGACGAGCcgagaaaatgttttcagttaaatatacaatcaaaatgttttctaaatcGAAAACTAGCATGaattcagaaagaaaaaacatatgaTACTAATTTATTAGACAATACGAATTTCGCAGAACAACTAAAACCAGTTTCTGTGATAACTGGTGTTCGTCTTCTACAGACAATCAAAAGACTTGGCATAGTTTTTCCTGtttagaaattccaaaaaataaaaccaagaGAGAAACGTTTCTAGAAACacgaatatatatttttcacatttctctATAAGCTCTCATTTAGCTTGCTATAAGGCTCAACCTACAATAGTTTATGATCTTTTCATGAGAATCTACAAGAAATACTTGGTTGAGTTGAACACAAGTAGTTAAACTTGTCAACAATAAAATTGAAGTGTTTTAAACAGATGTTCAGTTAATTGAACGACGGGAAAAACGACACAACACAACTAAAAGAAGAAAtctcacagaaaaaaatagcgaaaGGGGAGCAGAAGAATCTCCGATAAGTTACAAGTATGTTTGTGACAACTGATCCATATTCCTGTGGTTATGAGGGAGTGTGTCAGATGATCGATCAGTTGAGATCGAATTTGTTAGAAGAAACTGCTGAAAAAGTTGTACTCTGAGCATGTTTAACGGATGGAACAAAATAGCTAGTAAAAACACATATTTGTCACAGAATTTCCTATCaaacaaaattgtactgttATCAACTATCAAAGACGTCACATTGTCACCTGAACCAGATTTTGCAACACCAGGTGGAATGCGACAAGAGAACGCTCAGTGCAAGATGCgagaagttttgagaaaaggaaaaattcaataaaatgaCGCGATGAATGGTGAGAAAAAGAGGGTGAAGCAAATGAAAGTGGCtaaacaaataaacaaatatgaagagtagaaaattttagaaaattcagtcacaatatattttataaaataaaaatttggttgttcaaccaatttgaaattttaaagaaccATAAtcttataaaaatgaaaaatagttttataggaatcagaatttcaaaattaagtaaaaccggcaaataaaattaaaaatcgatttcaaaGATGTTTCACATGATTTTGATTGCTTGAACACGATTAAAATCTCCCgaaattggaatttggaaAGAATGGAAGTTGTTGATACAGTGAGATCAATCCAATTGAGCTTGCAGTGACAACAGTGTCTGAACGAATATCAAATGATGAGATAGAGTGCACAGATTCATTTCTGATTGGATCAAGACGGAGAGAATTCACTAGGTCGCCTTCCAACCAAATTGTGTCTTTTGTTGAACGAGGACCAACGGCGCtgaaagaaattaatttaattagtACCGAATCTGATGTTTGGGAGGAAAAGTGGGTTGAAAGATTAGCAACTCCAGAGATAagaatatcaattttgaaacttacaTTGGCGCTCCAGATGCATCAATTCTGATCAAGCTTCCATCATTTGAAGATACCAGAAGATTATCTCCGCATTTTGGATGAAACATGACTTGAGAAATTGCCTTCTTTGCGACCAGATAAGTACTTGTGATATTTGCTCCACGAACATTTCTGGCATCAATTAATCCAACAATACCATCATCAGTTCCACAGCAGACAAGATTTGATTGAGCTGGATGAGAGCACAAGGCTGTGACTGCATCGAGTGCCTTTTTAGAAGGAATTAAGGTTTTGATGGGGTCAAGGGTGTTAGCTGCAAAATTTAATCTGGAATTAAAGCAAAGaaaagagatttatgaattaaCCAACAATGTTCATTGTTTTCTCTCAAATCCCACATCGTGATCTGCCCATTTGCATCGCCAGCCATTACCACATTCGTACCGAAAGTTGTGCAAACTGAACGAATACCAGCTTGTCCCTAAAAATATTGCCTCAATTGTagatatttcatttttcgtacCGTAAAAATTGTCCTGGGCATTCCAGTTTCCACATCCACCGCTACAAGAGATCCGTTTGAAGAAGCGCTGATGAAAACTGTTATTAATAGTTTCAAAAGCCAAAATTCTTACCTCAAAATGGAATTTCCATGCCGGCAAATCTTACGACTTGCCGAGCCGCTGTGAATAGATGGAATCCGCGACATCTGGAAGATTTAATTCGTATATTTAGAATAACACTGATAAATAGTTTACCAGCGCTAAATCGTCTTTATCCGTACTGAAAACAGCTAGAGATCCGTCTGCATAACCAATACAGACTCGATTATCGGTCATTGTGCtgaaaacaattcaatttggTGTCTTTCAAAACAATGTCTAGTTACCATGCATCATTGGGATcgatttcggaatttttagtggccaaaactttgaaaggaTCAATTCCGTCATCTCTTTCCCACAAGGAAATGCATCTTCCGCGCCCTTTTCCCAGCGAAATAATTTGTGAACTTGTCTCTCCAGTGAacaatatctgaaatttcaagtttcataCTGAATTCGAATAAGATTCACGTATTCCGCTGATAAACTTACTTTAGATAACTTAACATCGGCATGCTGCATAATTTCATCGACGAGCGGAGTGGAACTTCCAACTTCGGTTCTTTGGGGAATTTCCGAATCTTCTGTATCCGTAGTGATTGTTACGACGGCCATTTTAATAATTCTGATagttaaaactttaaaaaatgtaaaacactggaaaaaatataaagaaaaattgtagaaatacAATGAAATTCGGAGAGTTCGAACTTTTgtgatgaaaaaagaaacattgtTTGAAAAAGATAAACAGCACGCGCCCGCGTTAAAGCGGAGCGTCGTAGTGGCGTTATCGGCgggaatatttaatttttaaaaaacttgaacgATGCTtgttctattttctttttcacttcAGTCAACTAATTTGTATTGaaagttgt includes:
- the alp-1 gene encoding PDZ and LIM domain protein Zasp (Confirmed by transcript evidence), producing MERVTVRMARSDRRTPWGFGVTEAPDGAVLIVNVIGGSLADRAGLRNGDVVDRLEDLDNLDINAVDRLLVTAHEKIELIVTRQPSGAATRIWRPEVTENTGPGQDQTPYRVNLQHSSDTRPPQGFNNSALPFETDQRVKHMQYNSPLGIYSDKSAAEQYVQQTQGLGDNSGARAAAQRQDEPAYLRSETLRLLKEQEHGSAGGAGTTLSNHPNPSGLPVCFMCTRPILGVMARAAGKNLHGDCLSCATCGNSLRNVGHHFIEDKFYCDIHGTQRKHGGRPGMDPNIFVKSSPTAAQPVHIQDSPRAAYHPQVNTARPVSVSPAPSAGSKTVTTHYHTPKTQGILSPGQRGVPTAAFGADLSKSVTYGGGVGPGGTHYDSNRLSPAPSQYSTQSRNQSQQHYQQHVVQAPPPVPSNPPPSNGSSYTKTSFERTTTETRPQQNTGAPRAGDFRGTGHLTTTTTTQQNGGRAPFCESCKQQIRGAFVLATGKSWCPEHFVCANSSCRRRLLECGFVEEDGQKFCESCFEQHIAPRCNKCSKPIISDCLNALQKKWHPTCFTCAHCQKPFGNSAFYLEQGLPYCEQDWNALFTTKCVSCRYPIEAGDRWVEALGNAFHSNCFTCARCNHNLEGESFFAKNGQPFCRLHA
- the alp-1 gene encoding LIM zinc-binding domain-containing protein (Confirmed by transcript evidence), producing the protein MVRITTTPRPWQPSGAATRIWRPEVTENTGPGQDQTPYRVNLQHSSDTRPPQGFNNSALPFETDQRVKHMQYNSPLGIYSDKSAAEQYVQQTQGLGDNSGARAAAQRQDEPAYLRSETLRLLKEQEHGSAGGAGTTLSNHPNPSGLPVCFMCTRPILGVMARAAGKNLHGDCLSCATCGNSLRNVGHHFIEDKFYCDIHGTQRKHGGRPGMDPNIFVKSSPTAAQPVHIQDSPRAAYHPQVNTARPVSVSPAPSAGSKTVTTHYHTPKTQGILSPGQRGVPTAAFGADLSKSVTYGGGVGPGGTHYDSNRLSPAPSQYSTQSRNQSQQHYQQHVVQAPPPVPSNPPPSNGLREMEDDDRVRAIECIARHQSELEQTQTQLSTLLESAIVYLQNLRPELELTEPIDNDAKSLETVKFEPTRAEQRVNEIRKKVLEDLEHLPILGDGMDSVPPPPPERKVFPFQSYQPIAPQFPVPAAESPVTQSLHDVLDEFYSLRKPTPTQNVAQSSDTTAEDSRNFLASRLGQVMIDENKKAGGSNGSSQHHNQQGSSYTKTSFERTTTETRPQQNTGAPRAGDFRGTGHLTTTTTTQQNGGRAPFCESCKQQIRGAFVLATGKSWCPEHFVCANSSCRRRLLECGFVEEDGQKFCESCFEQHIAPRCNKCSKPIISDCLNALQKKWHPTCFTCAHCQKPFGNSAFYLEQGLPYCEQDWNALFTTKCVSCRYPIEAGDRWVEALGNAFHSNCFTCARCNHNLEGESFFAKNGQPFCRLHA